In the Patescibacteria group bacterium genome, one interval contains:
- the dnaN gene encoding DNA polymerase III subunit beta, protein MKIICTQENLNKGLSIISNITGKNPNLPILNNILIKAKDNTITLSATNLEIGINCVIRGKIEKDGRFTIPARAFSDYVNLMGKEQITLELKDNKLKISNINCKSKFKGDIADDFPAIPKIKKQSKYSIELENIRSAISNVIFASTVISSRPEISGILFDFNGDNKQLTLAATDSYRLAEKKVKLKDISGKNEKIIIPIRTLQEVVRIVGLIKDSEQEDKKQKEINIYLSGDGQVLFSFPDPNIGTEDSVELVSRVIEGNYPEYQEIIPKSHNTKIIVEKNDLIKVVKASSLFTESGVNSIKLEFFSKNNEMTIFSANSQTGENLSKLQAKIEGEDSNITLNYRYLLDGLQNIGGDIAVLEVINKDVPCALKPIDKDDYIYIIMPIRL, encoded by the coding sequence ATGAAAATAATTTGCACCCAAGAAAATTTAAATAAAGGTTTATCAATAATTAGCAACATAACAGGAAAAAATCCTAATCTTCCTATTTTAAATAATATATTAATTAAAGCTAAAGATAATACAATTACATTATCAGCGACAAATTTAGAAATAGGGATAAATTGTGTGATTAGAGGTAAAATTGAAAAAGATGGAAGATTTACTATTCCAGCTAGGGCTTTTTCAGATTATGTAAATTTAATGGGAAAAGAGCAAATTACACTTGAATTAAAAGATAACAAATTAAAAATATCAAATATTAATTGCAAATCAAAATTCAAAGGAGATATAGCGGATGATTTCCCTGCAATTCCAAAAATTAAGAAGCAAAGCAAATATAGTATTGAGTTAGAAAACATAAGATCAGCTATTTCTAATGTTATTTTTGCTTCAACAGTGATAAGTTCAAGGCCTGAAATAAGCGGAATACTTTTTGATTTTAACGGTGATAACAAACAATTAACTTTAGCGGCGACTGACAGCTATAGATTGGCTGAAAAAAAGGTAAAATTAAAAGATATTAGCGGAAAAAACGAAAAAATCATTATTCCTATTAGAACATTGCAGGAAGTCGTAAGAATTGTTGGCTTGATAAAAGACTCTGAACAGGAAGATAAAAAGCAAAAAGAAATAAATATCTATTTATCAGGAGATGGGCAAGTCTTATTCTCTTTTCCTGACCCTAATATAGGCACTGAGGATAGCGTAGAGCTTGTTTCAAGGGTTATTGAGGGGAATTACCCAGAATATCAGGAAATCATCCCTAAGAGCCATAATACGAAGATTATTGTTGAAAAAAATGATTTAATAAAAGTTGTAAAAGCAAGTAGTCTTTTTACTGAAAGCGGAGTAAACAGTATAAAATTAGAATTTTTTAGCAAGAATAATGAAATGACTATTTTTTCAGCCAATTCCCAAACAGGGGAAAATTTGTCAAAATTACAGGCAAAAATAGAAGGCGAAGATAGCAATATAACGCTTAATTACCGATATTTATTAGATGGATTGCAAAATATTGGCGGTGATATAGCTGTTTTAGAGGTTATTAACAAAGATGTTCCTTGCGCGTTAAAGCCGATAGACAAAGATGACTATATTTACATAATAATGCCGATACGGTTGTAG
- a CDS encoding HAD-IA family hydrolase, which translates to MKTIIFDFDGVIHNTFELAYNINVKVLGKNLTKEEYKDFFNGNIFKREEMNKKNVEKFFKMQNKAFKYLKLEKNIKKILKKLSKKYTLFIISSNQESALNTYFQNNKFVHIFKEILGAETHKSKVEKFKYLFKKYNLKVDGSVFITDTLGDILEGHKFGIRTIAVDFGFHDRERLKKGKPFKIVSNFDEMLKIIENTRE; encoded by the coding sequence ATGAAGACAATTATCTTTGATTTTGACGGCGTAATTCACAACACATTTGAATTAGCTTATAACATAAATGTCAAAGTTTTAGGCAAAAATTTAACCAAAGAAGAATATAAGGATTTTTTTAATGGAAATATTTTTAAAAGAGAGGAAATGAATAAAAAAAATGTTGAAAAATTTTTTAAAATGCAAAATAAAGCGTTCAAATATTTAAAACTTGAAAAAAATATAAAAAAGATTTTAAAAAAATTGTCTAAAAAATACACTTTGTTTATTATTTCATCTAATCAAGAGTCAGCATTGAACACTTATTTTCAAAATAACAAATTTGTCCATATTTTTAAAGAAATATTAGGCGCTGAAACACATAAATCCAAGGTTGAAAAATTTAAATATTTATTTAAAAAATACAATTTAAAAGTTGACGGGTCTGTTTTTATCACAGACACTTTAGGAGATATACTTGAAGGACATAAGTTTGGTATTAGGACTATTGCGGTAGATTTTGGATTTCATGACAGGGAAAGGCTTAAAAAAGGAAAACCGTTCAAAATAGTTTCAAATTTTGATGAAATGTTAAAAATAATAGAAAATACGCGAGAGTAA
- the dnaA gene encoding chromosomal replication initiator protein DnaA yields the protein MDNKQLWQAILGEMELLVSKPNFITWFKQTYIYSFENNLLTIAVPNAFSQDWFERKYHAQMSKAIENITDDHNIKIIYKIITKNQSCVKKENQFTKKNKTYSVNTEAKPTDGLNSKYTFSNFIIGKGNELAHAASKSIVKKPGETYNPLFIYGGVGLGKTHLMQAIGNEITKKYSSKKALYIPCEKFVNDFINALSVNNVDDFKNIFRNIDLLLIDDIQFLSGKEQTQEAFFHTFNELHHANKQIVLTSDRPPKAIATLEDRMISRFEWGMIADISAPDLETRSAILKYKAKEKNFRMDTETIGLLAENIKNNVRELEGALNKLIAYHQIENIKPTTESVQRILSNLTKIPRKNPVNIKTLINLVSEFYNISNKDLLGACRKKNLVVPRQITMYLMREEIKSSYPSIGNEIGGRDHTTVIHGCEKIEKQLKTDETLKQDIEILTEKLYNSSI from the coding sequence ATGGATAACAAACAACTTTGGCAAGCAATTTTAGGCGAAATGGAACTTTTAGTAAGTAAACCAAACTTTATTACATGGTTTAAACAAACCTATATTTATTCTTTTGAAAATAATTTATTAACTATAGCTGTTCCTAACGCTTTTAGCCAAGATTGGTTTGAAAGAAAATACCACGCGCAAATGTCTAAGGCTATAGAGAATATTACCGACGACCATAATATAAAAATAATATATAAAATAATTACAAAAAACCAATCCTGCGTAAAAAAAGAAAATCAATTTACCAAAAAAAATAAAACATATTCAGTTAATACGGAAGCAAAACCTACGGATGGATTAAATTCTAAATATACTTTTAGTAATTTTATTATAGGAAAAGGCAATGAACTTGCCCATGCCGCCTCAAAATCAATTGTAAAAAAACCAGGAGAAACTTACAACCCCTTATTTATTTACGGCGGGGTCGGACTTGGAAAAACGCATTTAATGCAAGCGATTGGCAATGAAATTACAAAAAAATACTCGTCAAAGAAAGCGCTTTATATACCTTGCGAAAAATTTGTTAATGATTTTATTAATGCTCTTTCAGTAAATAATGTTGATGATTTTAAAAATATATTTAGAAATATAGATCTTTTGTTGATTGACGACATACAGTTTCTTAGCGGAAAAGAACAAACACAAGAGGCATTTTTTCACACTTTTAATGAACTGCATCATGCTAATAAGCAGATTGTATTAACCTCTGATCGCCCGCCAAAAGCGATTGCAACGTTAGAAGACCGAATGATCTCGCGTTTTGAATGGGGAATGATTGCTGATATTTCAGCGCCTGACCTGGAAACTCGCAGCGCGATATTAAAATATAAAGCAAAAGAAAAAAACTTCAGAATGGATACTGAAACAATTGGCTTATTAGCTGAAAATATTAAAAATAACGTAAGAGAGCTAGAAGGAGCACTTAATAAGCTTATTGCTTATCATCAAATAGAAAATATTAAGCCAACAACAGAAAGTGTTCAGCGTATTTTAAGCAATCTTACAAAAATACCAAGAAAAAACCCTGTTAATATTAAAACTTTAATAAATTTAGTAAGCGAATTCTATAATATTTCAAATAAAGATTTATTAGGCGCCTGCAGAAAAAAAAATTTAGTTGTTCCGCGTCAAATAACAATGTATTTAATGAGAGAGGAAATAAAAAGCTCTTACCCGTCAATTGGGAACGAAATAGGCGGACGCGATCATACAACAGTAATTCATGGTTGTGAAAAAATAGAAAAACAATTAAAAACAGATGAAACATTAAAACAAGACATAGAAATACTCACAGAAAAACTTTATAACAGCTCCATATAA